The region GGGCTGCTGGCGATTCTGTTGGTGGCGGCGATGCAGGGCGAGCGTTCGCTGCGGGGAATGGGGTTGTGGGCTAGGGAGCGAGAAAAGCAATCGCTCAACCATGCGGCTCTGGGTTTACGGGCGGTACGGCGCATACCGGGTCTGGCTACGTTTTGGTATGCGTTGAGCAAGTTGAACGGGGGAGAAG is a window of candidate division WOR-3 bacterium DNA encoding:
- a CDS encoding transposase family protein gives rise to the protein MAPQTVLQALKTIPDPRKRQGRQYPLYGLLAILLVAAMQGERSLRGMGLWAREREKQSLNHAALGLRAVRRIPGLATFWYALSKLNGGE